From the Fusobacterium ulcerans ATCC 49185 genome, the window ATAAAAAATTATATTATGAAATTTAACTGGCTTAAAAATACTTATTTTTATAAAATTAAAAAAGGTTTTTAGAATAATATGAGGAATAAGTAAAATAAAAAAGAGAAGAAATTAATCTTCCCTTTTATTTTTTATTAGTCTTTAAATACTTGGCTGATGCAACTATATTTACAAAAATATCTTATTTTTCAGAGCATTAATCTCTAAGTGCCAATGGCATTAAGATATATCTGTAATCCTCTTTTCCTGTTTCAGTTATTTCAAACATAGAAGAAGCATTGCTTCCTTTAATAACTGGATTATCTGAAATATTATCTATATATTCAGCAAGAAATTTACAGTTTAATGAAGATTTGAAATCTTCTCCCTCTTTTATCATATTAACTTTTTGATTAATTTTAGCCTTTCCAGAAAAAGCATTGATTAAAAGAGTTTTACCTTTAAAATCAAATATAGCTCCAAATTTAGCATCTACACTTGTTTTAGCTACAGTGATGACTCTTTTTAAAGCACTTTTTAATTCATCTCTATTAAATTCCATGACTTTAGTAAAAGAGTTGTTAGCAAGAATACCTTTAAAATCTGGGAAAGGCAAAGCAATAGTCTTGCTTGAAAAATAAGCATTTTTCCAAGCAAGAATAACATTTTCTCCACTGAAACCAATAGTTACTTCTTCTTCTGAATCTTTTAAAAGTTTACAGATAACATTTATACTGTCCATTGGAATTGATATCTCTTTTTCTACATGACAATTTTTTTCAGCTTTAAAATATAAGAGTCTGTAAGAATCTGTAGATACAAGATTGATTTCATTTAATTTGAAAATTGCTCTAACACAGTTTATTTGAAGATTATCATTTGTTAGAGAAGCTGCAAACTTAGATTTTTCAAGGAGTTTTACAAGTTCTCCTCCTGTTATAGTAAGAAGCTTTATAGGTGTAGTTTCTGTAATTATAGGGAAAGTTCCCTCTTCAAGTATTGAAAATTCTGCCTGATGTACTGTAATAAATCCATTGCTTAAGATAAATTCAATATATTCTTCATCAAGTAATTTTATATATTCAAGTAGAAGAAATGGTTTTAAAACTACATTTCCCTCTTCTTTAACTTCAGCTTCAGCTTTTCTTATATGATCTACTTCTAGATTAGTTCCTACAAAAGTAATAAGATTGTTTTCAGCTTTTATCTGCAGCCCTGAAACAATAGGTTTAATAGGATTTTCCTTTAATATATTTGTATATTCAGAAAGTATTGAAATCAATTCCTCTCTTTTTATAGAAAATTTCATTTGTGCCTCCAAAGGTATTTGTTAATCAGCAATCAATATTTCTTGCCAGTATTTATTCTGC encodes:
- the dnaN gene encoding DNA polymerase III subunit beta gives rise to the protein MKFSIKREELISILSEYTNILKENPIKPIVSGLQIKAENNLITFVGTNLEVDHIRKAEAEVKEEGNVVLKPFLLLEYIKLLDEEYIEFILSNGFITVHQAEFSILEEGTFPIITETTPIKLLTITGGELVKLLEKSKFAASLTNDNLQINCVRAIFKLNEINLVSTDSYRLLYFKAEKNCHVEKEISIPMDSINVICKLLKDSEEEVTIGFSGENVILAWKNAYFSSKTIALPFPDFKGILANNSFTKVMEFNRDELKSALKRVITVAKTSVDAKFGAIFDFKGKTLLINAFSGKAKINQKVNMIKEGEDFKSSLNCKFLAEYIDNISDNPVIKGSNASSMFEITETGKEDYRYILMPLALRD